CACCACCGGGGCCATGACCTTGCGTGCCAACACCCAACCGAGGAATACCGCCAATGCCAGGCTCAGGACGAAGCCGACCAGGACCACGGCAAACAGGATTCGCTCGCGCTCCTCGAAATCACTCTGATCCTGCAACAGGACGTAATGCCGACCATCGACGATCTCGACCATCGCGTGGTACGACAATTGTTCGCGGAATACTTCGTGAAACCCCGCATCCAGATGGCGCAAATCCTTGGGCAGGTCAAAATCGCCAGGGCCGCCGGTGAAGTAGAACAACTGATCGGGTTCCGGCCGATGGCTCCAGTCAGACATGTTGTCCATCAGCAGCAGGCGTTGCAGGTCACCGCCAAGGCCCGCGGAAATCAGTTTTTCTTCCACCAGGTGAACGGTCGCCACGATGCCCATGGCGAACGCCCCCGCAACCAGCGCACTCATCAGTGCAAAGGCAATGATGATCCGCTGGGCAAGGCTCTGCTTAAACTCCATCACGCCCCTCGGCCAAGCGATAACCGACGCCGTGCACGGTTTGCAGCAAGGGCTTGGCAAACGGCTTGTCGATAACCTGGCGCAACTGGTGGACATGACTGCGCAGGCTGTCGCTGTCCGGGCAATCATCGCCCCACAAGGCTTCCTCAAGGATTTCCCGGCGCAACACGTGGGGACTTTTCTGCATCAATACCGCCAGCAGCTTCAGACCGACCGGGTTGAGCTTCAGCAGGCGCCCTTCGCGGGTCACCTCCAGGGTATCGAGGTCGTAGCTCAGGTCGCCGACCTGCAGCGCTCGCCGGCCACCGCCCTGGGTTCGGCGCATCACCGCCTCGATACGCGCGGCCAGTTCGGACAAGGCGAACGGCTTGATCAGGTAGTCGTCCGCGCCGGACTTGAAGCCCTGCAATCGGTCATCCAGTTGGTCACGGGCGGTGAGCATGATCACCGGAGTGTCGCGCCGAGCGTCTTCACGCAGGCGTTTGCACAGGGTGTAGCCATCGATGCCGGGCAGCATGATGTCGAGCACGATCAGGTCGTAATGCTCGGTGGCCGCCAGGTGCAAACCTGACAAACCGTCCTGCGCGCAATCCACGGTATAGCCTTTGAGCCCCAGGTAATCCGCCAGATTGGCGAGGATATCGCGGTTGTCTTCAACCAATAGAATTCGCATGGGATCTTGCTCCGTACACAGAAACGGCCGTCTTGGCTCGCGCAGCTTAAGGCCAAGTGCGGCGAAGGGCCAGAGTTGTCTGCCCCGCCCACGTGCAGTCAATTTCACGGCAAAACGGCTCACAAATTTTTCACCCGCTGTTCACACCGAGCCTACGCGACAGGGTTCAGACTGGCGCGCTGGTTCCCGCTGCACCTTTATCCATGCTCAGGATCGCCCGATGCCCACAACCCTTTCGCGTCCCGCCTCTCGCCCGTTGAATCTGTGGATTTGCCTGGGCATTCCCGCCGTGACCGCAATCACCCTGCTGTTGCTTGAACTCACCTCACTGGACATGAGCCTGGCGCAGTTGTTCTACGATCCGCAGGCTGGCGGCTTCATCGGCCGGCACAGCTACTTCCTGGAAAACATCCTGCATGACCGGGCCAAGCAGGTAGTGATTGTGTTCTCGGTGCTGGCGGTGCTGGGTTTTATCGCTTCGTTCTTCGTAGCGCGGCTAACGCCATTCAAACGCGAACTGGGCTGCCTGGTGCTATCCCTCGGCTTGGCCACGGCCTTTGTCACCCCGGTCAAGGCGGTCACGGCAGTGCAGTGTCCCTGGAGCCTGAAAGAATTCGGCGGCAAGGAAACCTACAGCGAACTGCTCAGCCCGCGGCCAGCGACCGACAAACCGGGCCGCTGCTGGCCTGGCGGTCATGCCGCCACCGGTTTCGCCTTGTTCGGCCTGTTCTTCGTCCTGCGTGACCGTCGGCCGAAACTGGCACGCATGGCCTTCGTCTTCGCGTTCGGCCTGGGCACGGTGTTTTCCATCAGCCGCATGATGCAAGGTGCGCACTTCTTTTCGCACAATGTGTGGACCGCCGTGTTCTGCTGGCTGATCTGCCTGGGCTCTTATTACTACGTCCTGTATCGACCGGCTGTCGCGACCGAGCTTGCTGCCAAGGCCAAGCCCGTCGCCTCATAAAGCAAACCAGGCGCAATAAAAAACCCCGCCTGCCTTCGCAGCGCGGGGTTTTTTCGTACGGGGTAAGGCTGGCTTACATCATGCCGCCCATGCCGCCCATACCGCCCATGTCTGGCATGCCGCCGCCAGCTGGAGCGTCTTCCTTGATCTCGGCGATCATGGCTTCGGTGGTGATCATCAGGCTGGCAATCGACGAAGCCGCTTGCAGAGCCGAACGAGTCACTTTGGCCGGGTCCAGGATACCCATTTCGATCATGTCGCCGTATTCGCCGGTCGCTGCGTTGTAACCGAAGTTACCTTCGCCTTGCTTGACCTTGTCGACGACAACGCTTGGCTCGTCACCGGAGTTGGCAACGATCTGGCGCAGTGGCGCTTCAACAGCGCGACGCAGCAGGGCGATACCGACGTTCTGATCAGCGTTGTCGCCGGTCAGTTCGCTGATGGCCTGCAGAGCGCGAACCAGTGCCACGCCACCGCCAGGTACCACGCCTTCTTCAACGGCTGCACGAGTAGCGTGCAGGGCGTCTTCAACGCGGGCTTTCTTCTCTTTCATTTCAACTTCGGAGCCAGCGCCAACCTTGATCACTGCAACGCCGCCGGACAGCTTGGCCAGACGCTCTTGCAGTTTTTCACGGTCGTAGTCGGAGGAAGTCTCGGCAACCTGGGCACGGATCTGGTTGATGCGTGCTTCGATGTCGCCTTGAACGCCAGCACCGTCAACGATGATGGTGTTTTCCTTGGACAGGGTCACGCGCTTGGCGTTGCCCAGGTGCTCCAGGGTAGTGCTTTCCAGGCTCAGGCCGATCTCTTCGGAGATAACGGTACCGCCAGTCAGGACGGCGATGTCCTGCAGCATGGCCTTGCGACGGTCGCCGAAGCCTGGAGCCTTGACGGCTGCGACTTTGACGATGCCACGCATGTTGTTCACAACCAGCGTCGCCAGGGCTTCGCCTTCAACGTCTTCAGCCACGATCAGCAGTGGACGGCCGGCTTTGGCAACGGCTTCCAGTACTGGCAGCATTTCGCGGATGTTGGAGATTTTCTTGTCGACCAGCAGGATCAGCGGACCGTCCAGCTCGGCAGTCATGGTCTCTGGCTTGTTGACGAAGTACGGCGACAGGTAGCCACGGTCGAACTGCATGCCTTCTACAACCGACAGTTCGTTTTCCAGGCCCGAGCCTTCTTCAACGGTGATCACGCCTTCTTTACCGACTTTGCCCATGGCTTCGGCAATGATGTCGCCGATGGAGTTGTCGGAGTTGGCCGAGATGGTGCCGACCTGAGCGATCGCCTTGGTGTCAGCGCATGGCTTGGACAGGGACTTCAGCTCTTTGACGATAGCAATGGTCGCTTTGTCGATACCGCGCTTCAGGTCCATCGGGTTCATGCCGGCAGCGACGGCTTTCAGGCCTTCGTTGACGATCGATTGAGCCAGAACGGTAGCGGTGGTGGTGCCGTCGCCTGCGTCATCGTTGGCACGGGAAGCAACGTCTTTTACCAGTTGCGCGCCCATGTTTTCGAAACGATCTTTCAGTTCGATTTCTTTGGCAACGGAAACGCCGTCCTTGGTGATGGTCGGAGCGCCGAAGCTCTTCTCGATGATCACGTTACGGCCTTTCGGGCCCAGGGTCGCTTTTACTGCGTCAGCCAGGACGTTGACACCGGCGAGCATTTTCTTGCGGGCGGAATCGCCGAATTTAACTTCTTTAGCAGCCATGATCGATATTCCTTAAATACTTGAGTAGTCGCGGGAAATTGAACTGAGGTATTAGCCTTCGATAACAGCGAGAATCTCGTTCTCAGCCATTACCAGCAGGTCTTCGCCGTCGACTTTGACGGTGTTGCTACCCGAGTACGGGCCGAACACGACCTTGTCACCCACTTTCACGGCCAGAGCACGCACTTCACCGTTTTCCAGCACACGGCCGGCGCCTACAGCGAGAACTTCGCCGTGGTTGGCTTTTTCAGCAGCCGAACCTGGCAGAACGATACCGCCAGCGGTTTTCTTTTCTTCTTCGCTGCGACGGATGACGACGCGGTCATGCAGAGGACGAAGCTTCATTGTCGATCTCTCCTACTTGTAGTTTCAGCGGCCGGTGTGGTCCCGGCGGTGGTTGATTTCCGGCGGTGCCGGTTGCGGCTCGTCGAGCGAGACGCGGAAGTCTGTCTGGCGATTTGCACCAGAAACCTTGCGGTGACCGATACATAAGGGCGCATAAGCTTATTACAAGGGCAGCACGGTGAAATTTTTTACTTCGCTGGGCGCTGGAACGAACACGGCACCCGAAGGTGCCGTGTGAATGCTGCAGTTATTTGGAGTCGCGGTGTTCGAATTCGCCTTCGATCACGTTCGGCTCTCGGCCCAACGGCTCGCGCGGGGCGGGACCGCCGCGAGGTTGCAGGTCGTCGGCAAAGGCGCGCTGGCGAATCGCCTGTTCCTCGGCCCGCTGGCGCATCTTGTTGGCCAGCAGGCGACGGGTCAGTGGCAGCATCATGATCAGACCCAGCACGCTGCTGACAAAACCCGGGACGATCAACAGACCGCCACCCAGGGCCAGCATCAGGCCTTCGATCATGGTCTGGGCCGGCAACTCGCCGCGGTTCAGGCTTTCACGGGCACGCAGGGCGGTAGCCAGCCCGGCGATACGCAGCACGAACACACCGAGCATCGAGCCGAGAATGATCAGCAGCAGCGCCGGGAAAAACCCGATCGCCGCGCTGACCTTGACGAATACGAACAGCTCCAGCACCGGAAACAGCAGAAAGAGCAATAAAAAAGGGCGCATCAAATGGTTCCTCAACGCAAGAATGCCTTGCCAGTTAGTCTTAGATGATGTCGCCGTTTCGTGATTTCAAGCTTCGCTGGTCGCTTTTGTCGGCCAAACCTCGGCGCGCGCCAGTAAAACCAAGGCTTCGCGCACCTGTGTCGGCGTGTTGCAGACTTGTGGAAACGGCAACCAGTGCAGCGCCTGGCCAATGCGCAGGTGCATGCCTTCGCTGTCCAGACCGACCATTTCGGCGGGCGCATGTTTGGGCAAACCGCTGAGGTCGACGTAATGGGCGATGGCCTTGGCGTGATCGGCATTCATGTGCTCGACCATGCTCACCTCGGCCTTACCGGCGAATGGGTTGGCCAGGGTCAATTGATCGACCCAGTGAATCGCGCCAAACCCGCCGATGTAGCGATGACGCACCGGGTTGAGTACCCAGAAGTCGAAATCGTGGGCCTTGTGGTAGTTCGCCGACTCCGGGAAGTACCGATAGTAGCGCCCCGCTGCGGCTTCAATCGCTGCTTCGTCGTCGATCCTTTGCGCCTCAGCCAGATAGGTCAGGCGCCCGACGGCCTGGACATCTTCGGCTTCGCGCTCGCCCACCAGCAGCGAGCATTTGGGATCTTTTTGCAGATTGTGGGTGTGCTGGGCGATTCGGCTGATCAAAATCAGCGGTCGGCCCTGCTCGTCCAGGCAATATGGCACCACGGAGCCGAAGGGAAAGCCGGGCATCGCCTTGGAGAGCGTCGAGAGCACCCCACGGTATTCCTTGAGCAGTAATTCTCGTGCATGCTTGGCAGCTTCAACGCTCAATTTGTGACTCCTCAAATAGAATCCGTCGAAAAAACGGACGGGCAGCGGGATCAACGTCCCGGCGATGCCCTCAGGGCAATTCTCATGTGCAGCCAGGCCACGTCAGGCGCAGATCGAGAGGCCTACAACAAGAAAACCACTTCGACCTGCAATTGGGGCATGCGAATGCAACTCACTGACAAAGTAATCATTATCACCGGCGGTTGCCAGGGTTTGGGCCGTTCCATGGCGGAGTATTTCGCCAGCAAGGGCGCCAAGCTGGCACTGGTCGACCTCAACCAGGAGAAACTCGACCAGGCCGTTGCCGCCTGCCAGGCCGCCGGCGTCGAGGCTCGCGCTTACCTGTGCAACGTCGCCGATGAAGAACAGGTGACGCATATGGTCGCCCAGGTTGGCGACGACTTCGGCGCGATCCATGGCCTGATCAACAACGCCGGGATCCTGCGCGACGGCTTGCTGGTCAAGGTCAAGGACGGCGAGATGACCAAGATGAGCCTGGCCCAGTGGCAGGCCGTCATCGACGTCAACCTGACCGGCGTATTCCTGTGCACCCGTGAAGTGGCAGCGAAGATGATCGAGCTGAAATCGACCGGCGCGATCATCAATATCTCCTCGATCTCCCGTGCCGGCAACGTTGGCCAGACCAACTACTCCGCCGCCAAGGCCGGCGTGGCGGCGGCAACCGTGACCTGGGCCAAGGAGTTGGCGCGTTACGGAATCCGCGTGGCGGGCATTGCGCCGGGCTTCATCGAGACCGAAATGACCCTGGGCATGAAGGCCGAAGCACTGGAAAAAATGACCTCAGGCATTCCGCTCAAGCGCATGGGCAAGCCGGAAGAAATCGCCCATTCGGCGGCGTATATCTTCGAGAACGACTACTACACCGGGCGGATTCTGGAGATGGATGGCGGGTTGCGGATTTAAGACACGAAGAAGATCAACTGTAGGAGCAGCTCCGGCGGCACTCCGCTGCTCGCAAAGGTGGGTCAGGCACCGCGGTGTCAACTGATGCACCTTCGCGAGCAAGCTCGCTCCTACAAGAGCAGCATTTCAGATTTTCAATCGTCGCTGACACTGATATTCGGCATCGCCGGCGACAGCGCTTCCTGCAATACGATCCGCGCGCCGACGTGGCGCGCCAGTTCCTGGTAAACCATGGCAATCTGGCTGTCCGGTTCGGCGATCACCGTTGGCTTGCCGCCATCGGCCTGTTCACGAATCACCATCGACAGCGGCAACGACGCCAGCAGTTCGACACCGTACTGACTGGCCAACTTCTCGCCGCCGCCTTCACCGAACAAGTGCTCGGCGTGACCGCAGTTGGAGCAAATGTGCACCGCCATGTTTTCCACCACGCCCAACACCGGGATGTTGACCTTGCGGAACATCTCCACGCCCTTGCGTGCATCGAGCAGGGCCAGGTCCTGAGGCGTGGTGACGATCACGGCACCGGCCACCGGGACTTTCTGCGCCAGGGTCAACTGGATATCACCGGTGCCTGGCGGCATGTCGATCACCAGGTAGTCCAAATCGCCCCAAGCGGTCTGGGTTACCAATTGCAGCAACGCACCGGAGACCATCGGGCCGCGCCAGACCATCGGCGTGTTGTCATCGGTGAGGAAAGCCATCGACATCACTTCCACGCCATGGGACTCGACCGGCACGAACCATTTCTGATCCTTGACCTTGGGCCGGGTACCTTCGGCGATGCCAAACATGATGCCCTGGCTCGGACCATAGATATCAGCGTCGAGAATCCCCACCCTGGCGCCTTCACGGGCCAGCGCCAACGCGAGGTTGGCGGCGGTGGTGGACTTGCCCACACCGCCCTTGCCCGAGGCCACGGCCACCACGTTCTTGACGTTGGCCAGGCCGGGAATCTGCGCTTGTGCCTTGTGCGCAGCGATCACCGTGGTGATCTCGACCCTGGCCGACGCAACGCCGTCGAGGCCTTCGATGGCCATCTGCAGCATCTGCGCCCAGCCACTCTTGAACAGTCCGGCGGCATAGCCCAGCTCCAGCTGCACGCTGACGCGATCACCCTGGATATCGATGCCACGCAGGCAGCCGGCGCTGACCGGGTCCTGGTTCAGGTAAGGATCGGTGTACTGGCGCAGGACGGCTTCCACCGCTGCACGATTGACGGCGCTCATGGGCAACTCCGATAACAAGACTGGAAAATCAGGCGGCTATCCTACGCCGGACGCTCTTTCGTGGCGACCCGATTACGCCGGCCTTGGGCAGGCCAGCCTTGCCACAAATCCGGAAACAGGCCCCGAGGGTGAAAAATAATCGCCAGCGCTTTATAGTGGCCGACCTCCGTTTCATCAAGTAGCCGAGCCCCATGTCCGAGCCACGCAAGATCCTCGTCACCAGCGCCCTGCCCTATGCCAATGGTTCAATCCACCTGGGCCATATGCTTGAGTACATCCAGACCGACATGTGGGTGCGCTTCCAGAAGCATCGCGGTCACCAATGCACCTATGTCTGCGCGGACGACGCCCACGGTTCGGCCATCATGCTGCGCGCGGAAAAGGAAGGCATCACCCCGGAACAACTGATCGCCAACGTCCAGGCTGAACACAGCGCCGACTTTGCCGAGTTCCTGGTGGACTTTGACAACTTCCACTCCACTCACGCCGAAGAAAACCGTGAGCTGTCGAGTCAGATCTACCTGAAGCTGCGTGACGCCGGGCACATTGCCACGCGCTCGATCACCCAGTACTTCGACCCGGAAAAGCAGATGTTCCTGGCCGACCGCTTCATCAAGGGCACCTGCCCGAAGTGCGGCACTGAAGACCAGTATGGCGACAACTGTGAGAAATGCGGTGCAACCTACGCACCGACCGACCTGAAGGATCCGAAGTCGGCGATCTCCGGCGCCACCCCGGTGCTCAAGGATTCCCAGCACTTCTTCTTCAAGCTGCCGGACTTCCAGGCCATGCTCCAGCAGTGGACCCGCAGCGGCACCCTGCAAGACGCGGTCGCGAACAAAATCGCCGAATGGCTGGATGTCGGCCTGCAACAGTGGGACATCTCCCGCGATGCGCCGTATTTCGGTTTCGAGATCCCGGACGAGCCAGGCAAATACTTCTATGTCTGGCTGGATGCGCCGATCGGCTACATGGCGAGCTTCAAGAACCTCTGCGCACGCCGCCCGGATCTGGACTTCGACGCCTACTGGGCCAAGGATTCCAGCGCCGAGCTGTATCACTTCATCGGCAAGGACATCGTCAACTTCCACGCCCTGTTCTGGCCAGCCATGCTCGAGGGCGCGGGCTACCGCAAGCCGACCGGCATCAACGTGCACGGCTACCTGACCGTCAATGGCCAGAAAATGTCCAAGTCGCGCGGCACTTTCATCAAGGCCCGCACCTACCTGGACCACCTGTCGCCGGAGTACCTGCGCTACTACTACGCCTCCAAGCTGGGCCGTGGCGTCGACGACCTCGACCTCAACCTGGAAGACTTCGTACAGAAGGTCAACTCCGACCTGGTGGGCAAAGTCGTCAACATCGCCAGCCGTTGCGCCGGGTTTATCCACAAGGGTAACGCCGGGGTGCTGGTCGCTGAAAATGCTGCACCCGAACTGACCGAAGCTTTCCTGGCCGCCGCGCCAAGCATCGCCGATGCCTATGAGGCCCGCGACTTTGCCCGCGCCATGCGCGAAATCATGGCCCTGGCCGACCGTGCCAATGCCTGGATCGCCGACAAGGCGCCGTGGTCGCTGAACAAGCAGGAAGGCAAGCAGGAGGAAGTCCAGGCCATCTGCGCCACCGGCGTCAACCTGTTCCGCCAGCTGGTGATTTTCCTCAAGCCGGTGCTGCCGTTGCTGGCCGCCGACGCCGAAGCGTTCCTCAATGTGCCGCCGCTGACTTGGAACGATCACGCCAGCCTGTTGGCCAACCATCAGTTGAACGAGTTCAAGCCGCTGATGACCCGTATCGACCCGGTGAAGGTCCAGGCCATGACCGATGCATCGAAGGAAGACCTCGTCGCCAGCCAGACCGACACCGGTTCCGCCGCCCCACAAGGCAATGGCGAACTGGCCAAGGACCCGCTGTCGCCGGAGATCGAGTTCGACACCTTTGCCGCAGTCGACCTGCGCGTCGCGCTGATCGTCAAGGCCGAAGCCGTTGAGGGCGCGGACAAGCTGCTGCGCCTGACCCTGGACATTGGCGATGAGCAACGCAACGTGTTCTCGGGCATCAAGAGCGCCTACCCGGATCCGTCCAAGCTCGACGGTCGCCTGACCATGATGATCGCCAACCTCAAGCCGCGGAAAATGAAGTTCGGCATCTCCGAAGGCATGGTGATGGCGGCCGGCCCTGGCGGCGAAGAAATCTACCTGCTGAGCCCGGACAGCGGCGCCAAGCCAGGCCAGCGCATCAAGTAATCGCCTGGCTGGACCGATCCCACCGTCGCGCTTGATCGCGACGGTGGGATTTTCATATCTGCCCCGCCGGATCCTGCCTAATCTTCAATTACAGGCCTTTCGAACACACCGGCACGCCATGACCGATACCCTGCTTACGCTCATCAGCACGGCCCTGATCAACAATTTCCTGTTGCACTGGCCGCTGGGCGTCGACCCACTGCTGCAAGGCAGCCACGACCCGCTGGCGGACCGACGTCAGGTGCATGCCCTGGGCATTGCCACCACCTGCCTGATGCTGCTCAACGGGTTGCTGGGTTACGTGGCGTATCATTGGCTGCTGGTGCCCCTGAGCCTGACCGCCCTCCATCTGTTTGTGTTTCTGCCCTTGAGCGTGTTGCTGATAACACCTCTGCTAAGCGGGCTGACACGAGCCTTGCCCGCGCTGCCTTTCAGCGGACTCTGGCCATTGCTGCTGGGCAATGCCGGTGTACTCGGCGTTAGCTTGCTGGGCATGCAGGACGCCAGCGGCCTGGGTGGACATATGGCGCTGAGTCTTGGCGCCGGACTCGGCTTCTGGTTGGTACTGAGCCTGTTCAGCGACTTACGCCAGCGTACTCTCGACAACGATGTGCCCTTGGCCTTTCGTGGCTTGCCAATCGACCTGATCGGCGCCGGATTGATTGCCGTGGCCTTTCTCGGATTCAGTGGACTGATCAAAACATGAGTCTGATTCAATGCATCGACGCACTCCTGCCCCAGACCCAATGCGGCAAGTGTGGTCATCCCGGATGCAAGCCCTACGCCGAAGGCATCGCCAGCGGCGAGGCGATCAATAAGTGCCCGCCCGGCGGTAACGAGACAATTGCGGCCTTGGCCGAACTGCTCGAGGTACCGGTCATCGAACTGGACCTCAGTCGAGGCAGCGCGCCGCCACAAATCGCCTATATCCGCGAGGCCGAATGCATTGGCTGTACCAAATGCATCCAGGCCTGCCCGATCGATGCGATCGTCGGCGCGGCCAAACTGATGCATACCGTGCTCATCGACGAGTGCACCGGCTGCGACCTGTGCGTGGCGCCCTGCCCGGTCGACTGCATCGAGATGCGTCCACTGCCTTCTGACGCTGTAGTTCCCATCGTCGGTGGCCTGGCATCGAACCCCGAGGTATTTCAGGCGCGCAAGGACAAACGCGATCACGCCCGCCAACGTTTCGAACAGCGCAATGCCCGCCTGCGCCGCGAAGACGAGCAACGGGCTGCCGAACGCGCCGCCCGTGCACTCAAGGCCACTCGTCCGAGCGAAAGCGCCGGCAACCCGTTGCAGGACGCCATTGCCCGGGTGCAAGCGCAAAAAGCTGCAGCGGCGGATGCCGCCCTGAAAAAAGCCAAGATCGATGTGGCGATGAGCCGGGCGCAACTGCACAAGTCACTGAAAGCCTTTGGCCACCCGCCGACCTTCGAGCAACAGTCGCAACTGATTGTC
This region of Pseudomonas fluorescens genomic DNA includes:
- the rsxB gene encoding electron transport complex subunit RsxB, with the translated sequence MSLIQCIDALLPQTQCGKCGHPGCKPYAEGIASGEAINKCPPGGNETIAALAELLEVPVIELDLSRGSAPPQIAYIREAECIGCTKCIQACPIDAIVGAAKLMHTVLIDECTGCDLCVAPCPVDCIEMRPLPSDAVVPIVGGLASNPEVFQARKDKRDHARQRFEQRNARLRREDEQRAAERAARALKATRPSESAGNPLQDAIARVQAQKAAAADAALKKAKIDVAMSRAQLHKSLKAFGHPPTFEQQSQLIVLQRQFEAAEQALAQLEKNAPANPVQVPLPANDAELKRAKIQLAMRRAELKKAQAGDAPAQQLDLLAAALSQAEHALHAAEHASDKPAPVLVRTEKRPIDSQLRQLKTALAYARAEVSKLERQAQTPAELLRAARARLSEAERQVNDHASP
- the metG gene encoding methionine--tRNA ligase → MSEPRKILVTSALPYANGSIHLGHMLEYIQTDMWVRFQKHRGHQCTYVCADDAHGSAIMLRAEKEGITPEQLIANVQAEHSADFAEFLVDFDNFHSTHAEENRELSSQIYLKLRDAGHIATRSITQYFDPEKQMFLADRFIKGTCPKCGTEDQYGDNCEKCGATYAPTDLKDPKSAISGATPVLKDSQHFFFKLPDFQAMLQQWTRSGTLQDAVANKIAEWLDVGLQQWDISRDAPYFGFEIPDEPGKYFYVWLDAPIGYMASFKNLCARRPDLDFDAYWAKDSSAELYHFIGKDIVNFHALFWPAMLEGAGYRKPTGINVHGYLTVNGQKMSKSRGTFIKARTYLDHLSPEYLRYYYASKLGRGVDDLDLNLEDFVQKVNSDLVGKVVNIASRCAGFIHKGNAGVLVAENAAPELTEAFLAAAPSIADAYEARDFARAMREIMALADRANAWIADKAPWSLNKQEGKQEEVQAICATGVNLFRQLVIFLKPVLPLLAADAEAFLNVPPLTWNDHASLLANHQLNEFKPLMTRIDPVKVQAMTDASKEDLVASQTDTGSAAPQGNGELAKDPLSPEIEFDTFAAVDLRVALIVKAEAVEGADKLLRLTLDIGDEQRNVFSGIKSAYPDPSKLDGRLTMMIANLKPRKMKFGISEGMVMAAGPGGEEIYLLSPDSGAKPGQRIK
- the colR gene encoding two-component system response regulator ColR, producing MRILLVEDNRDILANLADYLGLKGYTVDCAQDGLSGLHLAATEHYDLIVLDIMLPGIDGYTLCKRLREDARRDTPVIMLTARDQLDDRLQGFKSGADDYLIKPFALSELAARIEAVMRRTQGGGRRALQVGDLSYDLDTLEVTREGRLLKLNPVGLKLLAVLMQKSPHVLRREILEEALWGDDCPDSDSLRSHVHQLRQVIDKPFAKPLLQTVHGVGYRLAEGRDGV
- the groL gene encoding chaperonin GroEL (60 kDa chaperone family; promotes refolding of misfolded polypeptides especially under stressful conditions; forms two stacked rings of heptamers to form a barrel-shaped 14mer; ends can be capped by GroES; misfolded proteins enter the barrel where they are refolded when GroES binds); translated protein: MAAKEVKFGDSARKKMLAGVNVLADAVKATLGPKGRNVIIEKSFGAPTITKDGVSVAKEIELKDRFENMGAQLVKDVASRANDDAGDGTTTATVLAQSIVNEGLKAVAAGMNPMDLKRGIDKATIAIVKELKSLSKPCADTKAIAQVGTISANSDNSIGDIIAEAMGKVGKEGVITVEEGSGLENELSVVEGMQFDRGYLSPYFVNKPETMTAELDGPLILLVDKKISNIREMLPVLEAVAKAGRPLLIVAEDVEGEALATLVVNNMRGIVKVAAVKAPGFGDRRKAMLQDIAVLTGGTVISEEIGLSLESTTLEHLGNAKRVTLSKENTIIVDGAGVQGDIEARINQIRAQVAETSSDYDREKLQERLAKLSGGVAVIKVGAGSEVEMKEKKARVEDALHATRAAVEEGVVPGGGVALVRALQAISELTGDNADQNVGIALLRRAVEAPLRQIVANSGDEPSVVVDKVKQGEGNFGYNAATGEYGDMIEMGILDPAKVTRSALQAASSIASLMITTEAMIAEIKEDAPAGGGMPDMGGMGGMGGMM
- a CDS encoding Rnf-Nqr domain containing protein: MTDTLLTLISTALINNFLLHWPLGVDPLLQGSHDPLADRRQVHALGIATTCLMLLNGLLGYVAYHWLLVPLSLTALHLFVFLPLSVLLITPLLSGLTRALPALPFSGLWPLLLGNAGVLGVSLLGMQDASGLGGHMALSLGAGLGFWLVLSLFSDLRQRTLDNDVPLAFRGLPIDLIGAGLIAVAFLGFSGLIKT
- the apbC gene encoding iron-sulfur cluster carrier protein ApbC, whose product is MSAVNRAAVEAVLRQYTDPYLNQDPVSAGCLRGIDIQGDRVSVQLELGYAAGLFKSGWAQMLQMAIEGLDGVASARVEITTVIAAHKAQAQIPGLANVKNVVAVASGKGGVGKSTTAANLALALAREGARVGILDADIYGPSQGIMFGIAEGTRPKVKDQKWFVPVESHGVEVMSMAFLTDDNTPMVWRGPMVSGALLQLVTQTAWGDLDYLVIDMPPGTGDIQLTLAQKVPVAGAVIVTTPQDLALLDARKGVEMFRKVNIPVLGVVENMAVHICSNCGHAEHLFGEGGGEKLASQYGVELLASLPLSMVIREQADGGKPTVIAEPDSQIAMVYQELARHVGARIVLQEALSPAMPNISVSDD
- a CDS encoding co-chaperone GroES — its product is MKLRPLHDRVVIRRSEEEKKTAGGIVLPGSAAEKANHGEVLAVGAGRVLENGEVRALAVKVGDKVVFGPYSGSNTVKVDGEDLLVMAENEILAVIEG
- a CDS encoding FxsA family protein, giving the protein MRPFLLLFLLFPVLELFVFVKVSAAIGFFPALLLIILGSMLGVFVLRIAGLATALRARESLNRGELPAQTMIEGLMLALGGGLLIVPGFVSSVLGLIMMLPLTRRLLANKMRQRAEEQAIRQRAFADDLQPRGGPAPREPLGREPNVIEGEFEHRDSK
- a CDS encoding HugZ family pyridoxamine 5'-phosphate oxidase, producing MSVEAAKHARELLLKEYRGVLSTLSKAMPGFPFGSVVPYCLDEQGRPLILISRIAQHTHNLQKDPKCSLLVGEREAEDVQAVGRLTYLAEAQRIDDEAAIEAAAGRYYRYFPESANYHKAHDFDFWVLNPVRHRYIGGFGAIHWVDQLTLANPFAGKAEVSMVEHMNADHAKAIAHYVDLSGLPKHAPAEMVGLDSEGMHLRIGQALHWLPFPQVCNTPTQVREALVLLARAEVWPTKATSEA
- a CDS encoding SDR family oxidoreductase, coding for MQLTDKVIIITGGCQGLGRSMAEYFASKGAKLALVDLNQEKLDQAVAACQAAGVEARAYLCNVADEEQVTHMVAQVGDDFGAIHGLINNAGILRDGLLVKVKDGEMTKMSLAQWQAVIDVNLTGVFLCTREVAAKMIELKSTGAIINISSISRAGNVGQTNYSAAKAGVAAATVTWAKELARYGIRVAGIAPGFIETEMTLGMKAEALEKMTSGIPLKRMGKPEEIAHSAAYIFENDYYTGRILEMDGGLRI
- a CDS encoding phosphatase PAP2 family protein, with translation MPTTLSRPASRPLNLWICLGIPAVTAITLLLLELTSLDMSLAQLFYDPQAGGFIGRHSYFLENILHDRAKQVVIVFSVLAVLGFIASFFVARLTPFKRELGCLVLSLGLATAFVTPVKAVTAVQCPWSLKEFGGKETYSELLSPRPATDKPGRCWPGGHAATGFALFGLFFVLRDRRPKLARMAFVFAFGLGTVFSISRMMQGAHFFSHNVWTAVFCWLICLGSYYYVLYRPAVATELAAKAKPVAS